The segment CTGCAAATATcaaaatgcacatgtattttgaatattcaAACTAACTCGACTGTCTCCGAGGAAAAATgataatcattttcattttgagaGCCAGTAAATTCTTAATGTTATCAGAGAATTTAATTGCACAGCATTACTGTGAAAAATTGGTTGCAAACTTTCTCGATTGACATTTGAACAATTTGCACTTACATtttctatatgtacatgtacctagccTTTATAGAACATGCTACATCTAATTCAACTGCAAAATATCAGCAGCATCTGACTGTGagcatacaatattataattaccTCCATAAAGATCCATGCATAGACAATATTCTGTTGTTGACATAAATCCTCTCCACTTTAAATTCAACTTCATTGCCCTCCATCAGTTGATCTTCATTCAACTCTGACTTCCTTATTGAGACATTGAAGATTCCATACACCAGCAAACTGACATGGTTTTTGAACACTCTGTGCACAACACCGGTGAGAGTTGAACCAACAGTAGGGCTATATGAATCAGGacgaattttttaatattaaaccaTTGCAGTCCGTCCCAATCTGTAGCCAGGTATTAAAGTAACAGTATCTTATCACATTTTCATTACCGGTAAGTCACAAAGAATGTACACACATCTATAATAATGATCTTAAATATAGGCCATCAATACAAGTTTTCTGAATGTCATTAGCCCGCATGCACTTATATGGGACAAAAGACTGGGCCAAGGAGAGAGAAAGtatcatatattaaaattaagtcATATAAGATGCATATTGTTGTCTGAACAAACTGATAACTAAAGGTCTCCATCAGAACAAGACCCTAATAACCTGAATGTCAGATTATATTCTCTAGTAAActattgattgaaaaaatacaacttttaaattaaaaatgccttttacAACACTTacttaaatacaataaaatctGCCACGATATCAAAATGGATATAGGGATCCACAATAAGACCCATGGCTTGTTGAATTCTGATGTTGTTGTAGGCAATTAAGGCACCACCAAATCTGAAAATAATACGGAGAAACTACAGGTATCTGTGCTGTAATTCACATCAGATGAACAaccattaatatttaattaacattattacaacaggatacaaataaacaaatcataagACAAACATTTACCAGAGTATTTAAAATCCCCccaaaaaccttaaaaaaaccctcaaaaatCTAACCCCAGACTGAGTAGCTAGCAAGTTAGCAAAACAACTCTCATTAAATAACAAGATACACAGCTTTTTTTTCGTGTATAGAACAACAGAAAAACCGATATTAAAGTTATGAAAAACCCGTCACCAAATCAAAAGGacacatgtttttgttttcccttAGACTGAAGTCACACTTTAATTGGTTTAAATGTGATGTGTGGCTGCCCGATATACTGGTATACCTATGTGTCCATTTGGAGAGAACtaatatttgaatttatggcTGACGCTTCACCTACCCACATCgacatttcataatattgaATACAAAATCTGCATTCTGTAagtttgtaaaatatttggagtagctgtattttaaaataattttttaatgaaagtagTTGCCCTTGAATTGATATCACATTGTTGTGTTTGGAGCAGAATAAAATGGCAGCGGCAAGATATGCCAAGACCTCTGcggaggaaagggagaaaatgtttaaaattgaatagccaTAAATCATTGTAAGTGAACAAGAATgtagcaaagatttttaaagattatttgaaAGGTGAGGATAAGAATATGAAGAGTTTGACTGTGTTAAATTGGACAAGGTGTAAGGCCACTTTTATATGGATTTTTTAAGATCATTGCTTCTTGTGAAACAAGTCTTATTTGATGATCcccgggaaaacaaaacacttattagattaggtttgttactgactgattATGGAAAATTATCAGGTTAATCATGCAATCTCATAGACAGCTCAGTTTCGCCATCTTTGAGGTTGATCAACCTTATATCTTTCCGTAGTCAGTAACAAACcaaataagtaataaaataatatgggcttaaaataagtctatagatagatctaattttttttttcaaattagaaCCACCTTGGGCatcaaaaattacatatttaacaAGGCTTAATAGCATGATTGATACAATAACAAACATGCACAGATATAATACGTAATGATTGTACATATCAtctacattacatgttttttgtattttgaaaagaataaaacatgtttaagcTTTTGTAAATCGATTgtcaaaatcatttattattgaaTGATTTATGTCATCATTATTCTCCTTCAATACACAATATAGAAACATACTCTTCTGACACCAAATTTCTTTCCGATTTCAAAGCCTCTTCTATTCCCTTCCTTGTGTTTCCAAGAAATCGAGGATGAAATATTACGCGTTTGCATTTGTTAACCTTTTCAAATTGTGAATGGTCTTTAGACTTCATTATTTCTTCAGCTTCTTTAAAACTTATTACATTGtagttcattttcttttcaacatgTGGTATTTAGTAGGAAGTACAACTCGCTCTGTAAAAGAAGAGTTTAAAAGCCAACTCGACTATTTCCGGAATACAAGATCTGATGTCGGCACATGGTATCGGTAGGGGTAGCCCATCCCCAAATTTTTCTTGCAGCAAATCCCTGTTCTCAAATTTACATAAAGGCCTAGAAACTTGATTTATGAAAGTGTTTCTTGGGCCGGGGTGTAAAGATTAAAGTAAAATTGAcgaaaattaacattaacacTGAAGTGTCAAGCTTAAGGCACTCACCCCACCCAGCCCCGCGGGATAGGATTTTGAAGTTTTAagaatcttgattttttttatttatccttTGCAATGATCTCTTCTTTCATAGTGCAAGCCTGAAAGGCATTTACCCTACAGATCCATTTAATGATACCGTGGAATCAtaagatttcgtggtggctcaattttcatggaatttgtgggtacctctcatccacgaattaacatcctccacgaaatAGATCTATTAAGTATGGgttttaaagtcatatttccttttgtggGTAATTGCTTATACCCAAAATTACTTccaaacctgtaaaatttgagcaatccacgaaaattggcccccaggAAATTGAATGATTCAACATTATTTAGGTGTGTCAAGTTAcctgaaataattttttctttgaagttGGAAgataaagaaatgaatttataataggtatacttttatttcaaaaatttgaaatatgataaaagACTAGTTTACACTAACACCTTACATAATGGAAGTATACTAATTTACTACATCAACATAGTAAAACTGTTACAAATCAAATTTGTCTAAAGATGTGTCTATAAAAATTGCTAAAATTAATACTCCTGACACATGCTGAAAATATATTGGATTCTTAAAAGTCTGGTAAATGAACATGAATCATGATGTAAAACTTAATCTGAACAGCCATATTTCACAAGGTATAtagtaaaataatgaaaaaagacATGCATTACTCATTAGATTTGCAAATCAGTCTTTGTCTGTGTCTAATTCATCCCAAATACTTTGCAACTTTTGCTGAGCCACATCATCTGGTATTTTACTTTTACGAACTTTTTTCTGGTCCCATCCCCTTTTGGCTGCTTTTTGTTGTCGTTTCCTTTGCTTGATTTGTGGAATATGATACAAACTTCCAAAATCTATAAGTCTTTTCAATTTTCTGGCCTGTTTCGCAAGTGAGGGAGACTCTGAAATTGTCTCTAAAGCTTTCGGTGGTGGTGGCAAATAATTTTTCGCAGTATAGATTTTTGCAATGTCTTCTTCAGATTctaacttttttctttttcttggtGCTTTCACTGGGGCTGTTGAACCATTTAAATCTTTCAAGACACTACCAAAATCTTTCTTTTCTTCCTGCTCTGTCTGCTCTTCTTCTTTTGTTTCATTGGGCTCTTCTCTACTAGctctaaaaatttcaaaagaccTTCTGCGGAGTCTCCTGGACCTTTTCTCCTCAGCAATTTGTTCGTCCTGGCTTTGACCATCTTCACACTGGGTGTTATTGTCCTCTGTAGTACTTGCATCATCAGTAGACGATGCTGAAGGACAGGACACTGGTAATGCACAACTCTGGTCATCTGATGACAAGCTCTTCCTTGGACGACCTCTCTTTCTCTTCACTTTCTGAGATGTACTTTCATGAACTTCTGCCGAGTGTGTTTCGAATTCATTGCAAGTGGGAATTTCTGTTCCATTTATTTGACAGTCAGCTTCCACGTCCATGCATACATTTCTCCTCTCCTGCACACTAGCATTGCTTTCTATCTTGCTGTGGCTTGTTTCATGATCTACACTTTCTGAAAATCTTTGCATGTTGGTTTTAATAGTTGTTGAATCATCTTGAGAAAGTTTCCTAGGTCGCCCTCGTTTTGCAGATTTCACTTTTGATTTAGTATCTGCATTTGAATTTATCAATGATATCTTTAGCACATTAGAATTGTTTTCAGTTTTTTCTTCTACATCACTTGCCTGAACCACTTGTGGTGAGTTTTCTTCTGTAAGGTCTGAACAGCTGATTTCTGGAGAAGGAAAAACTGATGCATCCACATCACTAGTTCCTTCAGGTACAAGATCATCAGAACCTCTGTTTTCTTTTCTGTCCTCCACTAAAGATTTCTCCAGTTCAGCATTTTCTGTTTCCAACAttatattctgttcattatATTCTCCATTTTTTTGTAGTGATTCTGTAATTCTGGGAGATGAATCAACAGTTCTTGGACTTATATTTAACTCTACATCTGCAGTTTGATCAGTTTTATTATCATCTAATTGATTTTCAAAGTCAATATCAttgtcattaaaattattttgtgtacTATCTGTTGGTAGGCTGCTTTTTTTCAGCAGTGCCAGTTTTTCTCCCAGCGTTTTACACACCTTCATAAAATGGGTCTTGGGAGATGAACATGTAGAATCTCCTTTGTTGCTGTGCTCATTAGATTTCAAACCAACATCAGAATAATCAGCAGATAACTGCTTGGGTTGTAGCTTTGTTCTGATTTTCTTGTTGGAATATCTTACAACCCTGGACTTTATCTGAGACAGGGGAGTAAAAAACTCCCCATCTGAGGCTGGTGAATTGGGGCTTACAAGGGAGCTTATAGTAGGTGATTGAGAAATATCAGCAATAAAAGGCTGAGAGGGAGAATATGGCAAGGAATCTGACAACACTGGGGGAGCTATGGGAGTAGAATAATCATCAGGGTGAGGTTCAGGAAGAGgagttctttcttttttatcatcatttgTCACCTTTTCACTATGTTGATTTATCATCTCTTCTTCAATGATCACGGGAGTTATTCCCACACTCTCATGTTGACCAACGCTACTATCGGGACATCTGGGTCCCTCCACATCTGACAGAGAAGTATTTTGGAAGTCTAGAAGGCTGCGACGATCAACTTCACTTGTTCTGTCTGGGGTTTCTGCTATTCTGAACTGCTGAAGTTCATCTGCATTGAACATTTGGGATCTCCTGCGTTTCTTTTCTTTCAGCTCTGACAAACGTCGAGACTCCGGAGATGGCTCTTTCCAAACACTTCCATAATTGCCTCCACATATTTCCTgacaaaacaaatgtatatattcaattttattaatgtCTAATTTACAGATATTATAACTTTCAATCaacattaaatcaaaatgaacagtGATATCCCTGGGTAAGGGGAAATAACAGGACTCTCACACCACTTTTTGAGAAAGGGGCCATAAAGAAGTGGAAAATAACTTTAAACTTTTTGGGGatactttttcatttctttttggaTAACCAATATACTTTAAAATCGTGATATGCTGGGTTTCTGGCCTTGTTGTTATCaactaaattttgttttgcGATACATCGGAATTTGAATAGCAAGTTAGTTATACGCATGTATATCTAACTACATGtgatatattttcttaaattttggggAGAAATGACCATTGGGAAAATTAACACTTCAATATGGAAATGAAgaacatgtacttttttttaatttggccCTTTATTTGCCCCAGTTATAGACCACTGA is part of the Magallana gigas chromosome 3, xbMagGiga1.1, whole genome shotgun sequence genome and harbors:
- the LOC105333962 gene encoding DNA-directed RNA polymerase I subunit RPA43; protein product: MNYNVISFKEAEEIMKSKDHSQFEKVNKCKRVIFHPRFLGNTRKGIEEALKSERNLVSEEFGGALIAYNNIRIQQAMGLIVDPYIHFDIVADFIVFNPTVGSTLTGVVHRVFKNHVSLLVYGIFNVSIRKSELNEDQLMEGNEVEFKVERIYVNNRILSMHGSLWSEEGSWEKKKTKRKSHIKFTDEPTAEEDSNLAVEGMEVDADIQRENGVTENASFNGLDETSEDVKMTADETLPRKRKKSEKKKKKKSKKENI
- the LOC105333961 gene encoding enolase-phosphatase E1 isoform X2, with the translated sequence MDLDVKKKRRRSLRISQDLEICGGNYGSVWKEPSPESRRLSELKEKKRRRSQMFNADELQQFRIAETPDRTSEVDRRSLLDFQNTSLSDVEGPRCPDSSVGQHESVGITPVIIEEEMINQHSEKVTNDDKKERTPLPEPHPDDYSTPIAPPVLSDSLPYSPSQPFIADISQSPTISSLVSPNSPASDGEFFTPLSQIKSRVVRYSNKKIRTKLQPKQLSADYSDVGLKSNEHSNKGDSTCSSPKTHFMKVCKTLGEKLALLKKSSLPTDSTQNNFNDNDIDFENQLDDNKTDQTADVELNISPRTVDSSPRITESLQKNGEYNEQNIMLETENAELEKSLVEDRKENRGSDDLVPEGTSDVDASVFPSPEISCSDLTEENSPQVVQASDVEEKTENNSNVLKISLINSNADTKSKVKSAKRGRPRKLSQDDSTTIKTNMQRFSESVDHETSHSKIESNASVQERRNVCMDVEADCQINGTEIPTCNEFETHSAEVHESTSQKVKRKRGRPRKSLSSDDQSCALPVSCPSASSTDDASTTEDNNTQCEDGQSQDEQIAEEKRSRRLRRRSFEIFRASREEPNETKEEEQTEQEEKKDFGSVLKDLNGSTAPVKAPRKRKKLESEEDIAKIYTAKNYLPPPPKALETISESPSLAKQARKLKRLIDFGSLYHIPQIKQRKRQQKAAKRGWDQKKVRKSKIPDDVAQQKLQSIWDELDTDKD
- the LOC105333961 gene encoding enolase-phosphatase E1 isoform X1, with product MLVKNAGMDLDVKKKRRRSLRISQDLEICGGNYGSVWKEPSPESRRLSELKEKKRRRSQMFNADELQQFRIAETPDRTSEVDRRSLLDFQNTSLSDVEGPRCPDSSVGQHESVGITPVIIEEEMINQHSEKVTNDDKKERTPLPEPHPDDYSTPIAPPVLSDSLPYSPSQPFIADISQSPTISSLVSPNSPASDGEFFTPLSQIKSRVVRYSNKKIRTKLQPKQLSADYSDVGLKSNEHSNKGDSTCSSPKTHFMKVCKTLGEKLALLKKSSLPTDSTQNNFNDNDIDFENQLDDNKTDQTADVELNISPRTVDSSPRITESLQKNGEYNEQNIMLETENAELEKSLVEDRKENRGSDDLVPEGTSDVDASVFPSPEISCSDLTEENSPQVVQASDVEEKTENNSNVLKISLINSNADTKSKVKSAKRGRPRKLSQDDSTTIKTNMQRFSESVDHETSHSKIESNASVQERRNVCMDVEADCQINGTEIPTCNEFETHSAEVHESTSQKVKRKRGRPRKSLSSDDQSCALPVSCPSASSTDDASTTEDNNTQCEDGQSQDEQIAEEKRSRRLRRRSFEIFRASREEPNETKEEEQTEQEEKKDFGSVLKDLNGSTAPVKAPRKRKKLESEEDIAKIYTAKNYLPPPPKALETISESPSLAKQARKLKRLIDFGSLYHIPQIKQRKRQQKAAKRGWDQKKVRKSKIPDDVAQQKLQSIWDELDTDKD